Proteins encoded by one window of Rhineura floridana isolate rRhiFlo1 chromosome 9, rRhiFlo1.hap2, whole genome shotgun sequence:
- the LOC133364034 gene encoding storkhead-box protein 1-like isoform X2, producing MPRRMEKFLQIAPHSLAIVLSSCGGEKAASQPARQLREELQEDCAEELQEDGEGEGKRQRPAGGGPGPPPAADSLERHHIGYEIFADFKQENMQHFWNKKVTAAVAETFFLGWIDEQVLLIQGKEEHLEVLREGWMRRSLKPPAGFRIKCLALEEN from the coding sequence ATGCCTCGCAGGATGGAGAAGTTCTTGCAAATTGCTCCGCACTCCTTGGCCATCGTCCTGAGCTCCTGCGGCGGGGAGAAGGCAGCCTCGCAGCCGGCCAGGCAACTAAGAGAGGAGCTGCAGGAGGACTGCGCTGAGGAGCTGCAGGAGGACGGGGAAGGTGAGGGCAAGCGGCAGCGACCAGCCGGGGGAGGGCCGGGACCGCCACCCGCCGCCGATTCGCTGGAGCGCCACCACATCGGCTACGAGATATTCGCTGACTTCAAGCAGGAGAATATGCAGCATTTCTGGAACAAGAAAGTGACAGCGGCGGTGGCCGAGACCTTCTTCCTGGGCTGGATCGACGAGCAGGTGCTGCTGatccagggcaaggaggagcacCTGGAGGTGCTGCGCGAGGGCTGGATGCGCAGGTCCCTCAAGCCCCCCGCGGGCTTTCGAATCAAGTGCCTGG
- the LOC133364034 gene encoding storkhead-box protein 1-like isoform X1 produces MPRRMEKFLQIAPHSLAIVLSSCGGEKAASQPARQLREELQEDCAEELQEDGEGEGKRQRPAGGGPGPPPAADSLERHHIGYEIFADFKQENMQHFWNKKVTAAVAETFFLGWIDEQVLLIQGKEEHLEVLREGWMRRSLKPPAGFRIKCLELMGVLFL; encoded by the coding sequence ATGCCTCGCAGGATGGAGAAGTTCTTGCAAATTGCTCCGCACTCCTTGGCCATCGTCCTGAGCTCCTGCGGCGGGGAGAAGGCAGCCTCGCAGCCGGCCAGGCAACTAAGAGAGGAGCTGCAGGAGGACTGCGCTGAGGAGCTGCAGGAGGACGGGGAAGGTGAGGGCAAGCGGCAGCGACCAGCCGGGGGAGGGCCGGGACCGCCACCCGCCGCCGATTCGCTGGAGCGCCACCACATCGGCTACGAGATATTCGCTGACTTCAAGCAGGAGAATATGCAGCATTTCTGGAACAAGAAAGTGACAGCGGCGGTGGCCGAGACCTTCTTCCTGGGCTGGATCGACGAGCAGGTGCTGCTGatccagggcaaggaggagcacCTGGAGGTGCTGCGCGAGGGCTGGATGCGCAGGTCCCTCAAGCCCCCCGCGGGCTTTCGAATCAAGTGCCTGG